A region of Arabidopsis thaliana chromosome 5, partial sequence DNA encodes the following proteins:
- a CDS encoding uncharacterized protein (unknown protein; Has 1807 Blast hits to 1807 proteins in 277 species: Archae - 0; Bacteria - 0; Metazoa - 736; Fungi - 347; Plants - 385; Viruses - 0; Other Eukaryotes - 339 (source: NCBI BLink).), with the protein MYVTPPQLIDCETTFGILESIFTKSKKTATDISSWEFRDRDDYSDKAVRLIPARPSSCCNRLQSDNDRLIIRCVGSAIIFVIDRFLFMAMDGLSPACVGSFGDVMAGFCLRMFLLPWN; encoded by the exons ATGTACGTGACTCCGCCTCAGCTTATTGACTGCGAGAC AACCTTCGGGATTCTCGAATCTATCTTCACCAAGAGCAAAAAGACGGCGACTGATATCTCCAGCTGGGAATTCAGAGACAGAGACG ATTATTCCGATAAAGCCGTCCGGTTAATTCCGGCAAGGCCGTCCAGTTGTTGCAACCGGCTTCAGTCCGACAACGACCGGCTTATTATTCGATGTGTTGGGTCGGCTATCATTTTCGTCATCGACCGTTTCCTTTTTATGGCGATGGACGGTTTGAGTCCGGCATGTGTTGGCTCATTCGGCGACGTCATGGCCGGTTTTTGT TTAAGGATGTTTTTGCTGCCTTGGAATTAG
- a CDS encoding zinc finger (C3HC4-type RING finger) family protein (zinc finger (C3HC4-type RING finger) family protein; FUNCTIONS IN: zinc ion binding, nucleic acid binding; EXPRESSED IN: 14 plant structures; EXPRESSED DURING: 8 growth stages; CONTAINS InterPro DOMAIN/s: Zinc finger, RING-type, conserved site (InterPro:IPR017907), Zinc finger, C6HC-type (InterPro:IPR002867), Zinc finger, RING-type (InterPro:IPR001841), Polynucleotidyl transferase, ribonuclease H fold (InterPro:IPR012337); BEST Arabidopsis thaliana protein match is: RING/U-box superfamily protein (TAIR:AT2G25370.1); Has 1807 Blast hits to 1807 proteins in 277 species: Archae - 0; Bacteria - 0; Metazoa - 736; Fungi - 347; Plants - 385; Viruses - 0; Other Eukaryotes - 339 (source: NCBI BLink).): MDFDSEYAFRLQMEEALAASLSSQSRTPQRPPSPPIVATCGVLIVENNPNDSKTAKTSSGYGFDFKRAVGGGNSKAKGKTHESVTGVRTDERNPNIGLGNSRSTSTGHGNTKPLPQETVRPAQLVGEGSSRVNTAAGKINGNLLYRLYFKGLVSDENGKGKMTDVVSGFGVAICDQRDNLLFEMKGPLIDNGMSRQGAELKALIRGLTEALKLGIKHIVFFCDSYPIFQYVTGKWMAKQKKISLLLDDLQSIMQHFSSYQHVLVARNDVKFAYKLARESILSMVTPHEDPRQAKAVLKEECAICFNDIVAEGMFSVDKCRHRFCFQCVKQHVEVKLLHGMAPKCPHDGCKSELVIDACGKLLTPKLSKLWQQRLQENAIPVTERVYCPYPRCSALMSKTKISESAKSLLSLYPKSGVRRCVECRGLFCVDCKVPWHGNLSCTEYKKLHPEPPADDVKLKSLANNKMWRQCGKCQHMIELSQGCNHITCRCGHEFCYNCGGGWNKIMGTCLNRCPTWNEEYITRQDPARANVAANNYFDDEDDDDVDGDYDYDDFFHPHFGHAMNDRNPEEPFDPFFDLPDGVLFTPQMLSSKSRQQLYLPDSDDSDDNATTQNAPAADENCPYFGKYGKYTIMYDSDGYELEDFTNPFHPDYPHF, from the exons ATGGATTTCGATTCCGAGTATGCTTTTCGGTTACAGATGGAGGAGGCACTCGCGGCTTCTCTATCTTCTCAATCTCGCACTCCGCAACGACCACCGTCACCTCCGATTGTGGCTACGTGTGGTGTCCTTATCGTTGAAAACAATCCAAACGATTCGAAGACGGCGAAAACAAGTAGCGGTTACGGTTTCGATTTTAAGAGAGCCGTCGGCGGTGGAAACTCTAAAGCAAAAGGCAAAACCCACGAGTCTGTCACTGGTGTACGTACAGATGAACGAAACCCTAACATTGGGCTCGGTAACTCCCGGAGTACGTCTACCGGACATGGCAATACGAAACCCTTGCCTCAGGAAACTGTTCGTCCGGCGCAATTAGTCGGTGAGGGAAGTTCGAGGGTTAACACTGCTGCCGGAAAAATCAATGGAAACCTCTTGTATAGGCTTTACTTTAAGGGTTTGGTTAGCGATGAGAACGGGAAGGGGAAGATGACGGACGTAGTGTCTGGGTTTGGGGTTGCTATTTGTGACCAGAGGGATAATTTGTTGTTTGAGATGAAGGGACCATTGATAGACAATGGCATGAGTCGTCAGGGAGCAGAGCTTAAGGCATTGATCCGAGGACTAACCGAAGCATTGAAGTTGGGGATTAAgcatattgttttcttttgcgaTTCTTATCCGATTTTCCAATAC GTCACGGGAAAATGGATGGCTAAGCAAAAGAAGATTTCCCTGTTGTTAGATGATCTTCAAAGCATCATGCAACACTTTTCATCTTATCAGCATGTTCTGGTGGCTAGAAATGATGTTAAATTTGCTTATAAACTTGCAAGGGAATCAATACTTTCTATGGTCACCCCTCATGAAGATCCTCGCCAAGCAAAAGCTGTTCTGAAAGAGGAGTGTGCTATCTGTTTCAACGACATCGTTGCTGAGGGTATGTTTTCTGTTGACAAATGCCGTCACCGTTTTTGCTTTCAATGTGTGAAACAGCATGTAGAGGTGAAGCTGCTTCATGGAATGGCTCCAAAATGTCCTCACGATGGCTGCAAGTCTGAGCTGGTTATCGATGCATGTGGCAAGCTTTTGACTCCAAAGCTGAGTAAATTGTGGCAACAAAGACTTCAAGAGAATGCAATACCTGTCACAGAGAGAGTTTACTGCCCTTACCCGAGGTGCTCGGCTTTGATGTCCAAAACCAAGATTTCTGAATCTGCCAAGAGCTTACTGTCTCTTTACCCTAAATCTGGAGTTAGGAGATGTGTTGAATGTCGTGGCCTCTTCTGTGTGGACTGTAAAGTTCCGTGGCATGGAAATCTGTCCTGCACTGAGTATAAGAAATTGCATCCTGAGCCTCCGGCAGATGATGTGAAGCTCAAATCTCTTGCAAATAATAAGATGTGGCGCCAGTGTGGCAAGTGCCAACACATGATTGAACTTTCACAAGGATGCAATCACATAACTTGCAG ATGCGGGCATGAGTTTTGCTACAATTGCGGAGGTGGATGGAACAAGATAATGGGGACTTGTTTAAATCGCTGCCCAACCTGGAACGAAGAATACATCACACGACAAGATCCAGCGCGTGCCAATGTGGCAGCTAACAACTActttgatgatgaggatgatgatgatgttgatggtgATTACGACTATGATGACTTCTTCCACCCGCATTTTGGACATGCTATGAATGATCGTAATCCTGAAGAGCCCTTCGACCCCTTCTTCGACTTGCCAGATG GTGTGCTCTTTACCCCCCAGATGTTGTCTTCCAAGAGTCGTCAGCAATTGTACTTGCCGGATTCAGATGATTCAGATGATAATGCGACAACACAAAATGCTCCTGCTGCAGATGAGAATTGCCCATACTTTGGGAAGTATGGAAAGTACACTATAATGTACGACTCCGACGGCTATGAACTCGAGGATTTCACGAACCCTTTCCATCCTGACTATCCTCACTTCTGA
- a CDS encoding Concanavalin A-like lectin protein kinase family protein (Concanavalin A-like lectin protein kinase family protein; FUNCTIONS IN: kinase activity; INVOLVED IN: protein amino acid phosphorylation; LOCATED IN: plasma membrane; EXPRESSED IN: 6 plant structures; EXPRESSED DURING: 6 growth stages; CONTAINS InterPro DOMAIN/s: Legume lectin, beta chain (InterPro:IPR001220), Protein kinase, ATP binding site (InterPro:IPR017441), Serine/threonine-protein kinase-like domain (InterPro:IPR017442), Concanavalin A-like lectin/glucanase, subgroup (InterPro:IPR013320), Protein kinase-like domain (InterPro:IPR011009), Serine/threonine-protein kinase, active site (InterPro:IPR008271), Protein kinase, catalytic domain (InterPro:IPR000719), Concanavalin A-like lectin/glucanase (InterPro:IPR008985); BEST Arabidopsis thaliana protein match is: Concanavalin A-like lectin protein kinase family protein (TAIR:AT3G45440.1); Has 1807 Blast hits to 1807 proteins in 277 species: Archae - 0; Bacteria - 0; Metazoa - 736; Fungi - 347; Plants - 385; Viruses - 0; Other Eukaryotes - 339 (source: NCBI BLink).), whose protein sequence is MIRGLLLGIIWMIFCVCSSFQQETPFVYNNFGHVDHLHLDGSARIIPSGGILQLTNATNSQIGHVFYEKPIEFKSSESVSFSTYFVCALLPAGDPSGHGMTFFVSHSTDFKGAEATRYFGIFNRNGSTSTRVLAVELDTSLASDVKDISDNHVGIDVNSAESITSANASYFSDKEGKKIDIKLLSGDPIQVWVDYEGTTLNVSLAPLRNKKPSRPLLSSTSINLTDILQGRRMFVGFSGSTGSSMSYQYILGWSFSKSMASLPNIDISKLPKVPHSSTKKKSTSPVLSVLLGLIAFIVLGILVVAYLYRRNLYSEVREEWEKEYGPIRYSYKSLYKATKGFNRSEFLGRGGFGEVYKGTLPRSRELREVAVKRVSHDGEHGMKQFVAEIVSMRSLKHRSLVPLLGYCRRKHELLLVSEYMPNGSLDHYLFNHDRLSLPWWRRLAILRDIASALSYLHTEADQVVIHRDIKAANVMLDAEFNGRLGDFGMSRLYDRGADPSTTAAVGTVGYMAPELTTMGASTGTDVYAFGVFLLEVTCGRRPVEPGLPEAKRFLIKWVSECWKRSSLIDARDPRLTEFSSQEVEKVLKLGLLCANLAPDSRPAMEQVVQYLNGNLALPEFWPNSPGIGVLSPMALSPAPLVIPSLSFSSSSSNNSMFITHSVLYGSGR, encoded by the coding sequence ATGATTCGAGGATTGCTTTTGGGAATCATCTGGAtgatattttgtgtttgttcatCATTTCAGCAAGAGACGCCGTTTGTTTACAACAACTTTGGTCACGTAGATCATCTTCACCTTGACGGTAGTGCAAGAATCATTCCCAGTGGTGGTATCCTGCAACTGACAAATGCAACCAATAGCCAAATAGGTCATGTTTTCTACGAGAAGCCGATTGAGTTCAAATCATCTGAATCAGTCTCGTTCTCGACATATTTTGTGTGTGCACTGCTCCCTGCTGGTGATCCGAGTGGCCATGGCATGACCTTTTTTGTGTCTCATTCCACTGATTTCAAAGGCGCAGAAGCAACTCGATACTTCGGGATTTTCAACAGAAATGGTTCTACTTCCACACGTGTGTTGGCTGTAGAGCTTGACACTTCTCTAGCTTCAGATGTGAAAGACATCAGCGATAATCATGTTGGGATTGATGTGAACAGCGCAGAGTCTATTACATCTGCCAATGCTTCTTATTTTTCAGACAAAGAAGGGAAGAAGATTGACATAAAACTCTTGAGTGGTGATCCTATCCAGGTTTGGGTGGACTATGAAGGAACAACGCTCAACGTTTCATTGGCTCCTCttagaaacaagaaaccaagCCGACCTCTTTTGTCATCAACATCCATCAATCTAACTGATATTTTGCAAGGTAGAAGAATGTTTGTTGGGTTTTCTGGCTCAACCGGATCAAGCATGAGTTACCAGTACATACTCGGGTGGAGTTTCAGCAAAAGCATGGCGTCTCTGCCGAACATTGACATCTCAAAACTTCCCAAAGTTCCTCACTCTAGCACTAAAAAGAAGTCTACATCTCCTGTGCTCAGTGTTCTGCTTGGTTTAATAGCTTTCATAGTTTTGGGGATTCTTGTTGTAGCTTATTTGTATAGGAGAAACTTGTACTCTGAAGTAAGAGAGGAATGGGAAAAAGAGTATGGTCCAATTAGGTATTCCTACAAATCTCTATACAAAGCAACCAAAGGATTCAATAGGAGTGAATTTCTTGGGAGAGGAGGTTTTGGTGAAGTCTACAAAGGAACTCTCCCTCGGAGCAGAGAACTGAGAGAAGTAGCAGTGAAGCGAGTATCACATGATGGTGAGCACGGTATGAAGCAATTTGTTGCTGAGATCGTGAGCATGAGGAGTTTAAAACACCGGAGCTTGGTTCCACTTCTTGGGTATTGCAGGAGAAAACATGAGTTATTACTGGTGTCTGAGTACATGCCAAATGGTAGTCTTGACCATTACTTGTTTAATCATGATAGATTGTCTCTTCCCTGGTGGAGAAGACTTGCGATCCTTAGGGACATCGCATCAGCTCTTAGTTACTTACATACAGAAGCTGACCAAGTTGTTATACACAGAGACATCAAAGCTGCAAATGTTATGTTGGATGCAGAGTTCAATGGAAGGTTGGGAGATTTTGGTATGTCCAGGTTATATGACAGAGGGGCTGATCCAAGCACAACAGCTGCAGTGGGAACTGTTGGTTACATGGCACCTGAGCTTACAACAATGGGAGCTTCTACTGGAACTGATGTGTACGCGTTTGGTGTTTTCTTGCTTGAAGTAACTTGTGGGAGGAGACCTGTGGAACCCGGCTTACCTGAAGCAAAACGTTTTCTGATCAAATGGGTTAGTGAATGCTGGAAAAGGTCTTCTTTGATTGATGCTAGAGATCCAAGGTTGACAGAATTCTCATCCCAGGAAGTCGAGAAGGTTCTGAAACTCGGTTTGCTATGTGCAAACCTTGCTCCAGATTCAAGACCGGCCATGGAACAAGTGGTGCAATACTTAAATGGAAACCTAGCTTTACCCGAGTTTTGGCCCAATTCTCCAGGGATTGGAGTTCTGTCTCCAATGGCGCTTTCCCCAGCACCACTCGTGATCCCTTCACTATCATTTTCGTCTTCCTCCTCCAACAACTCTATGTTTATTACTCACTCAGTCCTCTACGGGAGTGGGCGATGA